In the genome of Phaeodactylum tricornutum CCAP 1055/1 PHATR_bd_33x35 genomic scaffold, whole genome shotgun sequence, one region contains:
- a CDS encoding predicted protein, protein MSNPTLIYSVMSKGQAPKLYTELTNVKGARVVNNYDGTNKEIGRLIETTLFIPKGTTLAFAVPKGVGVRVSRPILNADGSEGGTDRKIVKHQIDDEHYCIIVAEQDGTSTTSITSRSGVMYMLIHLEDAVPTIGVNNVLSLLGFYSSGSREESQHLFLEHNTDFLKLGTSLSDATNDLPVELWYNEVRRLLFCVLLLLLAVGLHFSTDGSKRNLLLFLSELATTILFIQSYAGFKNRRFNLCAQKIGKLVSDVSFILQLLAERSGTGLEVSAWALPMLRRKRAFMTRAIIDLTSVAGSLDESVLSTGLALTLLGVKVSGLCCAFDGDSSSDCNVVCNGVMSQDPIIVALGGGS, encoded by the coding sequence ATGTCAAACCCGACGCTGATCTATTCCGTCATGTCGAAGGGCCAAGCACCTAAGCTATATACTGAGCTGACGAATGTGAAAGGGGCGCGTGTGGTCAACAATTACGATGGTACAAATAAGGAGATTGGGAGATTGATAGAAACAACTCTCTTTATACCAAAGGGTACAACGCTAGCTTTCGCAGTGCCTAAAGGCGTCGGGGTGAGAGTTAGTCGCCCCATCCTCAACGCTGACGGAAGCGAGGGCGGCACTGATCGAAAAATTGTGAAGCACCAAATCGATGATGAGCACTATTGCATCATCGTAGCGGAGCAGGACGGCACTTCCACCACTTCAATTACAAGCCGATCCGGCGTGATGTATATGTTGATTCATTTAGAAGATGCCGTGCCCACAATTGGGGTCAACAATGTTCTCTCGTTGCTGGGGTTTTATAGCTCGGGTTCGAGGGAAGAGTCGCAACACCTGTTCTTGGAGCACAATACGGATTTCCTTAAACTCGGGACGTCACTAAGTGACGCCACAAATGACCTTCCCGTTGAGCTGTGGTACAATGAGGTAAGACGGCTTCTTTTTTGTGTTCTATTGTTATTGCTAGCAGTGGGTTTGCACTTTTCAACGGACGGTTCAAAGAGGAACTTGTTACTATTCCTGTCTGAGCTGGCCACCACAATCTTGTTCATACAATCATACGCGGGTTTTAAAAATAGAAGATTCAACTTATGTGCACAAAAGATTGGCAAGTTGGTATCAGACGTAAGTTTCATCCTACAGCTCCTTGCGGAAAGGAGCGGCACGGGCCTTGAGGTATCAGCATGGGCCCTGCCCATGTTGCGCAGAAAGCGGGCATTCATGACAAGGGCTATAATAGACCTAACATCTGTTGCGGGAAGCTTGGATGAAAGTGTCCTTTCTACAGGACTAGCCCTCACCCTACTTGGGGTGAAGGTGAGCGGCCTGTGCTGTGCTTTTGATGGCGACAGTAGCTCTGACTGCAACGTTGTATGTAATGGTGTCATGTCCCAGGATCCTATCATAGTTGCGCTGGGGGGGGGttcctaa